The proteins below are encoded in one region of Pseudomonas entomophila L48:
- a CDS encoding SDR family NAD(P)-dependent oxidoreductase, which yields MSLIPNLHTPANVLVCGASQGIGLALCSQLLAREDVGLLLAVSRRATRSPALDALAREHGHRLICLDCDARDEQALQALAGQARACCDQLNLVLCTLGILQEAPARAEKSLMQLDLAGLQASFATNCFAPVLLLKHLLPLLRQQPVTFAALSARVGSIGDNHLGGWYSYRASKAALNQLLRTASIELKRLNPASTVLALHPGTTDTRLSRPFQGNVPVGKLFSPAFAADCILELVGWHGPLQTGTFWAWDGQSVPW from the coding sequence ATGAGCCTCATCCCCAACCTTCACACACCCGCCAACGTGCTGGTCTGTGGCGCCAGCCAGGGGATCGGCCTTGCCCTGTGCTCGCAGCTGCTGGCACGCGAGGACGTCGGGCTGTTGCTTGCTGTCTCGCGACGGGCAACCCGCAGCCCGGCCCTGGATGCCCTGGCCCGGGAGCACGGCCACCGGCTGATTTGCCTCGACTGCGACGCCCGGGACGAACAGGCACTCCAGGCTCTGGCAGGCCAGGCCCGTGCCTGCTGCGATCAACTGAACCTGGTTTTGTGCACCCTTGGCATTCTGCAAGAAGCGCCGGCGCGCGCCGAGAAGTCGCTGATGCAACTGGACCTAGCGGGATTGCAGGCGAGTTTCGCCACCAACTGCTTCGCCCCTGTCCTGCTGCTCAAGCACCTGTTGCCGTTGCTGCGCCAGCAGCCCGTCACCTTCGCAGCGTTGTCGGCACGGGTCGGGTCGATCGGTGACAACCACCTGGGCGGCTGGTACAGCTATCGCGCCAGCAAGGCCGCACTCAACCAGTTGTTGCGAACGGCCAGCATCGAACTCAAGCGACTCAACCCCGCCTCGACAGTCCTTGCCTTGCACCCCGGGACCACCGATACCCGGCTTTCACGTCCGTTCCAGGGCAACGTGCCAGTTGGCAAGCTGTTCTCACCTGCGTTCGCCGCCGACTGCATCCTCGAACTTGTCGGCTGGCATGGGCCGTTACAGACAGGTACGTTCTGGGCCTGGGACGGCCAGTCGGTGCCCTGGTGA
- a CDS encoding flavin reductase family protein, whose protein sequence is MSLSSTAIEPLRFREALGHYASGITVITSHSDGEPLGFTCQSFYSVSMNPPLVSFSVMSSSASYPGIRQAGRFAVNILSGEQVGISNQFARRGTDKWQGVDWQASPLGNPIIAGSLHWLDCEIHAEHAAGDHLIVIGEVKALNLQQAAATQPLLYYKGQYCNLVQSA, encoded by the coding sequence ATGTCGCTTTCCAGTACTGCGATCGAGCCGTTGCGCTTTCGCGAGGCGCTCGGGCACTACGCCTCCGGCATCACGGTGATTACCTCGCACAGTGATGGCGAGCCCCTTGGCTTTACCTGCCAATCGTTCTACAGCGTGTCGATGAATCCGCCATTGGTGTCGTTCAGCGTCATGTCCAGTTCGGCCAGCTATCCCGGGATTCGCCAGGCCGGCCGTTTCGCGGTCAACATCCTGTCAGGCGAGCAAGTCGGCATTTCCAACCAGTTCGCCCGACGAGGCACGGACAAGTGGCAGGGCGTCGACTGGCAGGCTTCGCCTTTGGGTAACCCGATCATCGCCGGCAGCCTGCACTGGCTCGATTGCGAGATTCACGCCGAACACGCCGCAGGCGATCACCTGATCGTGATTGGCGAGGTGAAAGCGCTGAACCTGCAACAAGCTGCTGCCACACAGCCACTGCTCTATTACAAGGGGCAGTATTGCAACCTCGTGCAATCAGCGTAA
- a CDS encoding cryptochrome/photolyase family protein, with protein MRLGLVLGDQLAFDLASLAALDPARDAILMAEVEGEARYVPHHPQKIVLIFSAMRHFARALRERGWTVHYVQLDEDGNSGSIAGELRRWRQALGASEIHLTECGEWRLEQALRDAGLPLVWHRDTRFLCSREAFARWAQGRGHLRMEHFYRGMRKRCGLLLEPDGSPAGGAWNFDSDNRKPLPRGLRGPFPAHFEQDTLTATVVALVRQRFSDHYGDVDGFDYPVTHAEAQQLWQHFLDFGLAAFGDYQDAMAEGEPYLFHARISAALNIGLLDVRRLCEDVDTAWREGRVPLNAAEGFIRQLIGWREYVRGIYWLRMPEYAGLNHLGNHRALPAFYWTGQTRMRCMAQAIGQTLRLGYAHHIQRLMVTGNFALLAGIAPAAICEWYLAVYIDAFDWVELPNTLGMVMHADGGYLGSKPYCASGRYIQRMSDHCKACSYRVDKVVEDDACPFNALYWHFLIRHRTALSGNPRLALVYRSLDGMAPERRDAAWRRGQALLAQLDAEQDL; from the coding sequence ATGCGCCTGGGCTTGGTGTTGGGCGACCAGTTAGCGTTCGACCTGGCAAGCCTCGCGGCACTGGACCCTGCCCGCGACGCGATCCTGATGGCGGAAGTGGAGGGCGAGGCCCGCTACGTGCCGCATCATCCGCAAAAGATCGTGCTCATCTTCAGCGCCATGCGCCATTTCGCCCGCGCACTGCGTGAGCGAGGCTGGACGGTGCACTATGTCCAGCTTGATGAGGACGGCAACAGCGGCAGCATTGCCGGTGAACTGCGGCGCTGGCGGCAGGCACTGGGCGCCAGTGAGATCCACCTCACCGAGTGCGGCGAGTGGCGCCTGGAGCAGGCGCTGCGCGATGCCGGCCTGCCGCTGGTGTGGCACCGCGACACACGTTTCCTGTGCTCACGCGAGGCATTCGCCCGCTGGGCCCAAGGGCGCGGCCACCTGCGCATGGAGCACTTCTACCGCGGCATGCGCAAGCGTTGTGGCTTGCTGCTCGAGCCCGACGGCAGCCCGGCTGGGGGCGCCTGGAATTTCGACAGCGACAACCGCAAACCCTTGCCACGCGGCCTGCGCGGGCCGTTTCCCGCACATTTCGAGCAGGACACGCTCACGGCGACAGTGGTGGCGCTGGTGCGTCAGCGCTTCAGCGACCACTACGGGGACGTTGACGGTTTCGACTACCCCGTGACCCATGCCGAGGCGCAACAACTGTGGCAGCATTTTCTCGACTTCGGCCTGGCGGCGTTCGGTGACTACCAGGACGCCATGGCCGAAGGCGAGCCGTACCTGTTCCATGCGCGCATCAGCGCGGCGCTGAACATCGGGCTGCTGGATGTGCGGCGCCTGTGCGAGGACGTGGACACGGCCTGGCGCGAGGGGCGGGTACCGCTCAACGCCGCCGAGGGTTTCATCCGCCAATTGATCGGCTGGCGCGAGTATGTGCGCGGCATCTACTGGCTGCGCATGCCCGAGTACGCCGGGCTCAACCACCTGGGCAACCACCGCGCCCTGCCGGCGTTCTACTGGACCGGGCAGACCCGCATGCGCTGTATGGCGCAGGCCATCGGGCAGACCCTGCGCCTGGGCTACGCGCACCATATCCAGCGCCTGATGGTCACGGGCAACTTTGCCCTGCTGGCCGGCATCGCGCCTGCGGCGATCTGCGAGTGGTACCTGGCGGTCTACATCGACGCGTTCGACTGGGTCGAGCTGCCCAACACCCTGGGCATGGTGATGCATGCCGACGGCGGCTACCTGGGGTCGAAACCTTACTGTGCCAGTGGCCGCTACATCCAGCGCATGTCCGATCATTGCAAGGCCTGCAGCTACAGGGTCGACAAGGTGGTCGAGGACGATGCCTGCCCGTTCAATGCGCTGTACTGGCACTTTCTCATCCGCCATCGCACCGCGCTGTCGGGCAACCCGCGGCTGGCATTGGTGTATCGCAGCCTGGATGGGATGGCGCCTGAGCGGCGTGATGCGGCATGGCGGCGTGGCCAGGCTCTGTTGGCGCAGCTCGATGCCGAGCAGGACTTATGA
- a CDS encoding YdeI/OmpD-associated family protein, translating into MATNDARSRFEAKLFRPAKPGDDGPWAFAVLPREASERLPRRGRTTVEGTINGHPFQATLEPDGQLSHWLKVGRDLLDAAGVAVGDIVTLELIPVKQEPEPDIPADFEEALAATPEAQKVWNTTTTLARVDWIHWITSAKQLKTREKRMGDACDMLAAGKKQVCCFDPSGYYSKAFRAPEAEN; encoded by the coding sequence ATGGCAACGAACGATGCGAGGTCACGATTTGAGGCCAAGCTTTTTCGTCCGGCAAAGCCCGGTGATGACGGGCCATGGGCGTTTGCAGTTCTTCCAAGGGAGGCGAGTGAACGGCTTCCAAGGCGGGGAAGGACGACCGTTGAAGGCACAATCAATGGGCATCCTTTCCAGGCAACCCTGGAACCCGATGGTCAGCTGAGCCATTGGCTGAAGGTCGGTCGCGATTTACTCGACGCGGCAGGTGTGGCCGTTGGCGATATCGTTACCCTCGAACTCATCCCGGTGAAGCAGGAGCCCGAACCTGACATCCCGGCAGATTTCGAGGAAGCCCTGGCAGCCACGCCTGAAGCTCAAAAGGTTTGGAACACTACGACGACCCTGGCGCGGGTGGACTGGATTCACTGGATCACTTCAGCGAAGCAACTCAAGACGCGCGAAAAGCGAATGGGGGATGCCTGCGATATGCTTGCAGCCGGCAAGAAGCAGGTTTGCTGTTTCGACCCGTCGGGCTATTACAGCAAAGCCTTCCGGGCGCCCGAGGCAGAAAATTAA
- a CDS encoding LysR family transcriptional regulator, whose protein sequence is MTGTSNLNRLAYFTAVVETGSFTAAAERLGITKAVVSQQVARLEREFRTTLLVRSTRRVRTTEAGQSFYYRCASILKEAEEAFEELSASASEPTGTLRLTAPFDYGIGVVVPVITEFSQRYPQCKVEVHFSDQTLDLGTHDLDLSIRVGWITEQHLQARRIGDFEQRLVAAPQWRARMDALQHPTELAELPLVANTALREPTRWAFARGESERVVVEMKSSVSLNATLAVREATLQGAGLSVLPDYVAAPDLEAGRLIEVLPGWALPRGEIHVVFPTARFRPVNVRVFTELLARKTLQA, encoded by the coding sequence ATGACGGGCACTTCCAACCTCAACCGGCTTGCCTACTTTACGGCGGTGGTCGAGACCGGCTCTTTCACCGCGGCCGCCGAGCGACTCGGTATCACAAAGGCCGTGGTCAGCCAACAGGTCGCGCGGCTGGAGCGAGAGTTTCGCACCACGTTGCTGGTGCGCAGCACGCGGCGAGTCCGCACCACAGAGGCGGGTCAATCGTTCTACTACCGCTGTGCATCGATCCTCAAGGAGGCCGAAGAAGCCTTTGAGGAACTGTCGGCATCGGCCAGCGAGCCTACGGGAACCCTGCGCCTGACCGCGCCTTTCGATTACGGCATCGGTGTTGTGGTCCCCGTGATAACCGAGTTCTCCCAGCGCTATCCGCAATGCAAGGTCGAGGTGCATTTCAGCGATCAGACACTGGACCTGGGCACTCACGACCTGGACCTTTCCATTCGCGTGGGGTGGATCACCGAGCAGCATCTGCAAGCCCGCCGTATAGGTGACTTCGAGCAGCGACTGGTGGCCGCGCCCCAGTGGCGAGCGCGTATGGACGCATTGCAGCACCCAACAGAGTTGGCTGAGCTGCCGCTGGTGGCGAACACGGCGCTGCGGGAGCCGACCAGGTGGGCGTTTGCCAGAGGTGAATCAGAGCGGGTGGTGGTGGAGATGAAATCCAGTGTGTCACTTAACGCGACCTTGGCCGTGCGTGAGGCGACCTTGCAGGGGGCCGGTCTATCGGTTCTGCCTGACTACGTGGCGGCGCCGGATTTGGAGGCGGGCCGGCTAATCGAAGTGTTGCCGGGATGGGCGTTGCCGCGTGGGGAAATTCATGTGGTGTTTCCGACGGCGCGCTTTCGGCCGGTCAACGTGAGGGTGTTTACCGAGTTGTTGGCGAGGAAAACCCTTCAGGCATGA
- a CDS encoding chalcone isomerase family protein, translating to MALLARWACFCLLLTALPAAVADLRVALPAAHPLGGGDFTWFGLRLYTARLWTEGPRHDWNQPFALELTYHRALSRDTLVQASLEEMRRLGADRVTPQQLEAWAKVLQEAFADVRPGMRITGVYLPQQGCRFYVDDKPSRDSADPAFARAFFAIWLDPRARDPQLRQQLLGLADKHRGGT from the coding sequence ATGGCACTCCTTGCTCGCTGGGCCTGCTTCTGCCTGCTGCTGACGGCGCTGCCAGCGGCCGTTGCGGACTTGCGTGTGGCGCTGCCAGCGGCCCACCCGTTGGGTGGCGGTGATTTCACCTGGTTCGGCCTGAGGCTGTACACCGCACGTTTATGGACTGAAGGCCCGCGTCATGACTGGAACCAGCCTTTCGCCCTGGAACTGACCTACCACCGCGCCTTGTCCCGGGACACGCTGGTGCAAGCCAGCCTCGAAGAGATGCGTCGCCTGGGGGCCGACCGCGTGACGCCGCAACAACTCGAAGCCTGGGCCAAGGTACTGCAGGAGGCGTTCGCGGATGTGCGCCCCGGCATGCGCATCACGGGGGTGTACCTGCCGCAGCAGGGCTGCCGTTTCTACGTCGATGACAAGCCCAGCCGTGACAGTGCCGACCCGGCCTTTGCCCGGGCGTTCTTTGCCATCTGGCTGGACCCACGGGCCCGGGATCCGCAGTTGCGCCAGCAACTGCTCGGCCTGGCCGACAAGCACCGAGGAGGCACATGA
- a CDS encoding methionine synthase — protein MKKLLPTSTAGSLPKPSWLAQPETLWSPWKLQDEALIEGKQDALRLSLHEQQVAGIDIVSDGEQTRQHFVTTFIEHLSGVDFEKRETVRIRDRYDASVPTVVGAVSRQKPVFVEDAKFLRQQTRQPIKWALPGPMTMIDTLYDSHYKSREKLAWEFARILNEEARELEAAGVDIIQFDEPAFNVFFDEVNDWGVATLERAIEGLKCETAVHICYGYGIKANTDWKKTLGSEWRQYEEAFPKLQKSKIDIVSLECHNSHVPMDLIELIRGKKVMVGAIDVANHAIETPEEVANTLRKALQFVDADKLYPCTNCGMAPLPRAVARGKLTALSAGAQIVRRELAK, from the coding sequence ATGAAAAAACTACTCCCCACTTCGACTGCCGGCAGCCTGCCCAAACCTTCCTGGCTGGCACAGCCGGAAACCCTCTGGTCGCCCTGGAAGCTGCAAGACGAGGCGCTGATCGAGGGCAAGCAGGATGCGTTGCGTCTGTCGTTGCACGAGCAACAAGTCGCCGGTATCGATATCGTCAGTGACGGTGAGCAAACCCGTCAGCACTTTGTGACGACCTTCATCGAACACCTCAGCGGCGTTGATTTTGAAAAGCGCGAAACCGTGCGGATTCGCGACCGCTACGATGCCAGCGTGCCGACGGTGGTCGGTGCGGTTTCTCGTCAGAAGCCCGTGTTCGTCGAAGATGCCAAGTTCCTGCGTCAGCAGACCCGGCAACCGATCAAGTGGGCGCTGCCAGGTCCCATGACCATGATCGACACCCTGTACGACAGCCACTACAAGAGCCGCGAAAAGCTGGCCTGGGAATTCGCCAGGATTCTCAACGAGGAAGCTCGCGAGCTGGAGGCAGCCGGTGTCGACATCATCCAGTTCGATGAACCGGCCTTCAACGTGTTCTTCGACGAGGTGAACGACTGGGGCGTTGCCACTCTGGAGCGGGCCATTGAAGGCCTCAAGTGCGAAACGGCCGTGCATATCTGCTATGGCTATGGCATCAAGGCCAATACCGACTGGAAAAAGACCCTGGGTTCGGAGTGGCGCCAGTATGAGGAGGCGTTCCCCAAACTACAGAAATCCAAGATCGACATCGTCTCGCTGGAGTGCCACAACTCCCACGTTCCGATGGACCTGATCGAGCTGATCCGCGGCAAGAAGGTGATGGTCGGGGCCATCGACGTGGCCAACCACGCCATCGAAACCCCGGAAGAAGTGGCCAACACCCTGCGCAAGGCCCTTCAGTTCGTGGATGCCGACAAGCTCTATCCGTGCACCAACTGCGGCATGGCACCGTTGCCGCGCGCCGTGGCACGCGGCAAGCTCACTGCATTGAGTGCAGGTGCCCAGATCGTGCGCCGAGAACTCGCGAAGTAA
- a CDS encoding DUF3833 domain-containing protein, with protein MYRALLLVACLVLGSCGNVEVERYAAEQPRFDLAAFFSRPVQAWGMFQKRSGEVVKRFNVRIDSRREGERLILDEHFLYSDGTRQRRTWTLVPDGPGHWRGTAGDVIGEAHGELAGNALHWRYQLDLPVDGRHWQVDLDDWMYLMDEDTLINRSKMTKLGVEIGQITLFFRRLPERAP; from the coding sequence CTGTACAGAGCACTGTTGCTGGTGGCCTGCCTGGTTCTGGGCAGTTGTGGCAATGTCGAAGTCGAGCGCTATGCCGCGGAGCAACCCCGTTTCGACCTGGCAGCCTTCTTCTCGCGCCCGGTGCAGGCCTGGGGCATGTTCCAGAAGCGTTCCGGTGAAGTGGTAAAGCGCTTCAACGTTCGCATCGACAGCCGTCGGGAGGGCGAGCGGCTGATCCTCGACGAGCATTTTCTCTACAGCGACGGCACTCGGCAGCGGCGCACCTGGACGCTGGTGCCGGACGGGCCCGGCCACTGGCGGGGCACCGCCGGGGATGTGATCGGCGAGGCTCACGGTGAACTGGCTGGTAATGCGCTGCACTGGCGATACCAGTTGGATCTGCCCGTGGACGGGCGCCACTGGCAGGTGGACCTGGACGACTGGATGTACCTGATGGATGAGGACACCCTGATCAACCGATCGAAGATGACCAAGCTGGGCGTGGAAATCGGCCAGATCACCCTGTTCTTCCGCCGCCTTCCGGAGCGGGCGCCGTGA
- a CDS encoding DUF1852 domain-containing protein: MSKDFTFAIKRVRFDEHYHPADNTRITTNFANLARGESRQQNLRNTLAMIDNRFNALAHWDNPKGDRYSVELDIISVEMSIVGEQAGDALPLIEILKTNIVDRQTNEHIEGIVGNNFSSYVRDYDFSVLLLEHNKGQSGFSTPKAFGELHGKLFKCFVNSSAFKAHFGKPPVICLSVSSSKTYHRTENQHPVLGHEYQQDEYSLTDEYFAKMGLKVRYFMPSNSVAPLAFYFAGDLLGDYTNLELISTISTMDTFQKIYRPEIYNANSAAGKSYQPSLKHQDYSLTRIVYDREERSRLAIEQGKYAEAQFIKPFHAVLQQWSANYAV, from the coding sequence ATGAGTAAAGATTTCACGTTCGCCATCAAACGTGTTCGCTTCGATGAACATTATCACCCTGCAGACAACACGCGGATCACCACCAACTTTGCCAACCTGGCCAGGGGCGAAAGCCGTCAGCAGAACCTGCGTAACACGCTGGCGATGATCGACAATCGCTTCAATGCCCTGGCGCATTGGGACAACCCCAAGGGTGACCGTTATTCCGTAGAGCTCGATATCATTTCCGTCGAGATGAGTATCGTCGGTGAACAGGCGGGGGATGCCCTGCCGTTAATTGAAATTCTGAAAACCAACATTGTCGATCGCCAAACCAACGAGCACATTGAGGGCATTGTCGGGAACAACTTCTCGTCGTATGTGCGGGACTATGACTTCAGCGTGCTGTTGCTGGAGCACAATAAAGGACAGTCGGGTTTCAGCACGCCGAAAGCGTTTGGCGAACTGCATGGGAAACTGTTCAAGTGCTTCGTCAACTCAAGCGCGTTCAAGGCGCACTTCGGCAAGCCGCCGGTCATCTGCCTGAGCGTTTCGAGCAGCAAGACCTACCACCGCACTGAAAACCAGCACCCGGTCCTCGGTCATGAATACCAGCAGGATGAATACTCATTGACCGATGAGTACTTCGCCAAGATGGGCCTGAAGGTGCGCTATTTCATGCCGTCGAACAGTGTCGCGCCGCTGGCCTTCTACTTTGCCGGCGACTTGCTGGGCGACTACACCAACCTCGAGCTGATCAGCACCATCAGCACGATGGACACCTTCCAGAAGATTTACCGCCCCGAGATCTACAACGCGAACTCCGCAGCCGGCAAATCCTATCAGCCAAGCCTGAAGCACCAGGATTACTCGCTGACTCGAATTGTCTACGACCGCGAAGAGCGCAGCCGTCTGGCCATTGAACAGGGCAAGTACGCTGAAGCGCAATTCATCAAACCGTTCCACGCTGTGCTGCAGCAGTGGTCCGCTAATTACGCTGTTTGA
- a CDS encoding aminotransferase class V-fold PLP-dependent enzyme, giving the protein MSKIYPGIDPEGLVEYSVVYTDRSLNHMSQSFQGVMKNISTTLKQVYNAQAVAVVPGSGTFGMEAVARQFATGQQCLVIRNGWFSYRWSQILEMGNIPAATTVLKARPVETGRQAAYAPAPLDEVLAAIASQKPQIVFAPHVETSSGIILPDEYLRAVGDAVHAVGGLFVLDCIASGAIWVDMHKCAVDLLISAPQKGWSASPCCALVMLSTLALERIESTQSTSFACDLKKWLQIMLAYEQGGHAYHATMPSDALARFNEVMKETQAYGFDKVCDEQQALGDRVRAMMARKGIKSVAAAGFQAPGVVVSYTDDADIKSGKKFVSHGLQIAAGVPLQCDEPADFQTFRIGLFGLEKLHNLERTVSTLEQALDEVMVN; this is encoded by the coding sequence ATGTCGAAGATATATCCCGGTATCGATCCCGAGGGGCTGGTCGAGTACTCGGTGGTCTACACGGACCGCTCGCTCAACCACATGTCCCAGTCGTTTCAAGGTGTGATGAAGAACATTTCAACCACCTTGAAGCAGGTCTACAACGCCCAGGCGGTTGCGGTGGTTCCGGGCAGTGGCACGTTCGGCATGGAAGCGGTGGCACGGCAGTTTGCCACCGGCCAGCAATGCCTGGTGATACGCAACGGCTGGTTCAGTTATCGCTGGAGCCAGATCCTCGAGATGGGCAACATCCCGGCGGCCACGACGGTGCTCAAAGCCCGGCCGGTTGAAACGGGGCGCCAGGCGGCCTACGCCCCGGCCCCTCTGGACGAAGTGTTGGCAGCCATTGCGTCGCAGAAGCCGCAGATTGTCTTCGCCCCCCACGTCGAAACGTCATCAGGGATCATCCTGCCCGACGAGTACCTGCGGGCCGTGGGCGACGCCGTGCATGCGGTGGGCGGCCTGTTCGTGCTGGACTGCATCGCCTCAGGCGCGATCTGGGTGGATATGCACAAATGCGCGGTCGACCTGCTGATCAGCGCACCGCAGAAAGGCTGGAGCGCCTCACCTTGCTGCGCCCTGGTGATGCTCAGCACTTTGGCCCTCGAGCGCATTGAATCGACGCAAAGCACCAGCTTCGCCTGCGACTTGAAGAAGTGGCTTCAGATCATGCTGGCCTATGAGCAGGGGGGCCACGCCTACCATGCGACCATGCCCAGCGATGCCCTCGCACGGTTCAACGAAGTAATGAAAGAGACACAAGCCTACGGTTTCGACAAGGTCTGCGACGAACAACAGGCCCTGGGTGATCGGGTGCGCGCAATGATGGCCCGCAAAGGTATCAAGAGCGTGGCCGCAGCGGGCTTTCAGGCCCCTGGCGTGGTAGTGAGCTACACCGATGATGCCGATATCAAGAGTGGCAAGAAGTTTGTCAGCCACGGCCTGCAGATTGCCGCCGGGGTGCCGTTGCAATGCGACGAGCCGGCCGACTTCCAGACCTTCCGCATCGGCCTGTTCGGGCTCGAAAAGCTGCACAATCTCGAGCGCACGGTCAGCACCCTGGAGCAGGCACTGGACGAGGTGATGGTTAACTGA
- a CDS encoding DUF2256 domain-containing protein, with protein MKKGQLPSKICAVCARPFTWRKRWARCWEQVKYCSQRCRRLAARRGTQARG; from the coding sequence ATGAAGAAGGGCCAGTTGCCGAGCAAGATCTGCGCGGTTTGCGCAAGGCCGTTCACCTGGCGCAAGCGCTGGGCGCGGTGTTGGGAGCAGGTGAAGTATTGTTCGCAGCGCTGCCGCCGCCTGGCGGCACGTCGCGGGACACAGGCTCGCGGATGA
- a CDS encoding DsbA family protein, with amino-acid sequence MSKTLVYLFDPLCGWCYGAGGPLPRILASTGIPLHLIPTGLFAGDGARPMDDGFAAYAWSNDQRIARLTGQVFSERYRDHVLADRSQAFDSGPFTLALSAVNLTAPEREFDALKAIQAARYVDGLDVTRLDTLVQVLGHLGLDAAAERLAYPDDALFQSNRDRVAAGRAMMHRFGARGVPTFVLQQANAAPRLLHASAIFSDPDAFARELNE; translated from the coding sequence ATGAGCAAGACCCTCGTTTACCTCTTCGATCCGCTGTGCGGATGGTGCTATGGCGCTGGTGGGCCTTTGCCGCGGATCCTGGCGTCCACAGGTATCCCCTTGCACTTGATACCGACCGGGTTGTTCGCAGGAGACGGCGCCCGCCCCATGGACGATGGTTTCGCGGCGTATGCCTGGAGCAACGACCAACGTATTGCGCGTTTGACTGGGCAGGTTTTCAGCGAACGCTACCGTGATCATGTGCTCGCCGACCGGAGCCAGGCGTTTGATAGCGGCCCCTTCACCTTGGCACTGTCCGCCGTGAACCTGACGGCACCCGAGCGCGAGTTCGACGCGCTCAAGGCGATCCAGGCGGCGCGTTATGTCGATGGTCTGGATGTGACCCGTCTGGACACCCTGGTACAGGTGCTGGGTCACCTCGGCCTGGATGCCGCCGCCGAGCGTCTCGCGTATCCGGACGATGCCCTGTTCCAGTCCAACCGAGACCGTGTCGCCGCGGGCCGCGCCATGATGCACAGGTTTGGCGCCCGAGGCGTGCCGACATTCGTCCTGCAACAAGCGAACGCTGCCCCGCGCTTGCTGCACGCCAGTGCTATT